Proteins from a single region of Vanessa cardui chromosome 13, ilVanCard2.1, whole genome shotgun sequence:
- the LOC124534566 gene encoding putative uncharacterized protein DDB_G0277255 isoform X2 — protein sequence MVLSSTSKSNYEDDDNDSDQENTSNRRMLTFKPNFNHTSAMKQIFDKREGNTNSRKTNFQTPFEKVDIKQSNYASGTNSPIQNPAARRMIITSEIQRTDPGTDQIKAPSYQNSQYIQAPGSFISSTAEPSIPILRLSNEMDLDGSFSYEALGADQTHYVQHSRMENMGTDKEEQVVEGSYSYVGDDGRTYTVHYVADSNGYRATGDHLPVPPPVPEIIQRAIQYNLAEEAKKPPHLKSTWENEDNDYEHREETRHRLFSVPPPRNLFTGKTPEAFSFGFSQGNSQNNLVTAPSYQVPTKSNFEIIMDQSKPKLNVTPISPQITFLASQGAHNPSLQPQPSQTKTMSNEKSSLPLLMNYEAEIKEPEQDANKALWRWQYGLNSNANQDSNKKSISRSSSEGDDIVINFSDMTPDQYTRMIQSQVIGRNNGESNKFETATEIESSTPYYQNIETYSTASNKPQTYSATDKYETFTSTQNYDLYPKQSENPKYTDLYSNIISRNNFIPPNQIATQSYNIEVTKHEPTQINAISENATENINTAYKLDVVNNQYFSADNIQQESSSVNPFTHTYNNINQPDLNHEKDSFKPIVYTKDNEYFKYDTTTTEPPMEEIIKNNIFLRTLFKSNNNEKKPKQNNDIKNQQANVTTEIKPDKTPKYITFQERPQNEIKLMQSKPFDMADVLNYVAMKNHFESIKTKPKSKSTNSYNQNSNVKESVHYIPLKENNIERENNRQEQESDYRVLNHQQQQELHGLIKNYKVLQRHKNMGQKIQPMAEPQRHIKAFHTQGLPPLGRAGPSMKSYLPPTYL from the exons ATGGTATTGTCGTCCACTTCAAAATCGAATTACGAAGATGATGATAATGACAGCGATCAAGAAAATACAAGTAATCGTCGAATGTTAACATTTAAACCTAACTTCAACCATACATCTGCAATGAAGCAAATATTCGATAAGAGAGAGGGGAATACAAATTCAAGAAAAACAAACTTCCAGACACCATTTGAAAAAGTTGATATAAAGCAATCAAACTACGCGAGTGGTACTAATAGTCCGATTCAAAATCCAGCTGCCCGTAGAATGATTATAACTAGCGAGATTCAAAGAACAGACCCTGGAACCGACCAAATTAAAGCTCCTTCGTACCAAAATTCTCAATATATTCAGGCACCAGGATCTTTCATATCATCAACAGCTGAACCTTCTATACCTATACTTCGCTTGTCTAATGAAATGGACTTAGATGGAAGTTTCAGCTAtga AGCCTTAGGGGCAGATCAAACCCATTATGTTCAACACAGTCGCATGGAAAATATGGGCACGGACAAAGAAGAACAAGTAGTTGAAGGCTCGTATTCTTACGTCGGCGATGACGGACGTACATATACAGTTCACTATGTCGCCGATTCTAATGGATACCGAGCAACTGGTGATCACTTACCTGTACCGCCACCAGTACCAGAAATCATACAAAG GGCTATTCAGTATAACTTGGCCGAAGAAGCAAAAAAACCACCACACCTGAAATCAACCTGGGAAAATGAAGATAATGATTACGAACATCGAGAAGAAACTAGGCATAGATTGTTTAGTGTTCCTCCACCACGTAACTTATTTACGGGTAAAACTCCCGAAGCCTTTTCATTTGGTTTTTCTCAAGGCAActcacaaaataatttagttactgCACCTAGTTATCAGGTTCCAACAAAGTCAAATTTCGAAATAATCATGGATCAATCTAAGCCGAAACTTAATGTAACACCGATTTCAccacaaattacttttttggcATCTCAAGGAGCCCATAATCCCTCACTACAACCTCAGCCTTCTCAAACGAAAACAATGAGTAATGAGAAATCATCACTACCATTATTGATGAATTATGAAGCAGAGATTAAGGAACCTGAACAAGATGCAAACAAAGCATTATGGCGATGGCAATATGGTCTAAATTCAAATGCAAATCAAGACTCAAATAAAAAGTCTATATCTCGTTCGTCAAGTGAAGGCGATGACATAGTTATTAACTTTAGTGATATGACTCCGGATCAATATACGAGAATGATACAGTCCCAGGTAATAGGGCGAAATAATGGCGAATCTAATAAATTTGAAACAGCTACTGAAATAGAATCATCTACACCTTATTATCAAAACATTGAAACTTATAGTACTGCTAGCAATAAACCACAAACGTATAGTGCAACtgataaatatgaaacattcaCCTCTACTCAAAATTATGACTTATATCCAAAACAAAGTGAAAACCCGAAATATACAgatttatattctaatataataagcAGGAATAATTTTATCCCACCAAATCAAATAGCAACACAATCATATAACATAGAAGTTACAAAACATGAACCAACACAAATAAATGCAATTAGTGAAAATGcaactgaaaatataaatactgcgTATAAGCTGGATGTTGTAAACAATCAATACTTTTCGGCGGATAATATTCAACAAGAATCTTCATCTGTAAATCCGTTCActcatacttataataatattaatcagcCCGATTTAAATCATGAGAAGGATAGCTTTAAGCCGATTGTATACACAAAGGATAACGAGTATTTTAAATACGATACTACAACTACAGAACCTCCaatggaagaaattattaagaataatatatttttaagaacattgtttaaatctaataataacgaaaaaaaaccaaaacagaataatgatattaaaaaccaaCAAGCAAATGTGACTACGGAAATAAAACCTGACAAAACTCCGAAGTACATTACATTCCAAGAGAGACCCCAAAACGAAATTAAACTGATGCAATCAAAGCCTTTTGATATGGCGGATGTCCTCAATTATGTCGCGATGAAAAATCATTTCGaatcgattaaaacaaaacccAAAAGTAAATCAACAAATAGTTATAATCAAAATTCAAACGTGAAAGAGTCCGTACATTACATACccctaaaagaaaataatatcgaACGAGAGAATAATAGACAAGAACAGGAAAGCGATTATAGAGTTTTGAATCACCAACAGCAACAAGAGTTACACGggctaattaaaaattacaaagtgCTCCAGCGTCATAAAAACATGGGACAAAAAATCCAACCTATGGCCGAACCTCAACGGCACATTAAAGCCTTTCACACACAAGGTTTACCACCTTTAGGACGGGCTGGACCGTCAATGAAGAGCTACTTACCACCAACTTACTTATAA
- the LOC124534566 gene encoding putative uncharacterized protein DDB_G0277255 isoform X1 → MRNSFSLPVYFLFVLRLDVNFIFDKLITASNKMKLISLITLLALVRSQNIQREQYSFSSKYQTPSSELFSSDSSIYLPPESHTPIPYYALNNINKLPFQFLPPTATKGPSIFSTPFSMVLSSTSKSNYEDDDNDSDQENTSNRRMLTFKPNFNHTSAMKQIFDKREGNTNSRKTNFQTPFEKVDIKQSNYASGTNSPIQNPAARRMIITSEIQRTDPGTDQIKAPSYQNSQYIQAPGSFISSTAEPSIPILRLSNEMDLDGSFSYEALGADQTHYVQHSRMENMGTDKEEQVVEGSYSYVGDDGRTYTVHYVADSNGYRATGDHLPVPPPVPEIIQRAIQYNLAEEAKKPPHLKSTWENEDNDYEHREETRHRLFSVPPPRNLFTGKTPEAFSFGFSQGNSQNNLVTAPSYQVPTKSNFEIIMDQSKPKLNVTPISPQITFLASQGAHNPSLQPQPSQTKTMSNEKSSLPLLMNYEAEIKEPEQDANKALWRWQYGLNSNANQDSNKKSISRSSSEGDDIVINFSDMTPDQYTRMIQSQVIGRNNGESNKFETATEIESSTPYYQNIETYSTASNKPQTYSATDKYETFTSTQNYDLYPKQSENPKYTDLYSNIISRNNFIPPNQIATQSYNIEVTKHEPTQINAISENATENINTAYKLDVVNNQYFSADNIQQESSSVNPFTHTYNNINQPDLNHEKDSFKPIVYTKDNEYFKYDTTTTEPPMEEIIKNNIFLRTLFKSNNNEKKPKQNNDIKNQQANVTTEIKPDKTPKYITFQERPQNEIKLMQSKPFDMADVLNYVAMKNHFESIKTKPKSKSTNSYNQNSNVKESVHYIPLKENNIERENNRQEQESDYRVLNHQQQQELHGLIKNYKVLQRHKNMGQKIQPMAEPQRHIKAFHTQGLPPLGRAGPSMKSYLPPTYL, encoded by the exons ATGCGGAATTCATTTTCATTACCAGTCTATTTTCTATTTGTGTTAAGACTtgacgttaattttatttttgataaattgataACAGCTTCTAATAAAATGAAGCTG aTATCACTCATTACTTTACTAGCGTTAGTACGCAGTCAAAATATTCAACGAGAACAATATTCATTTTCGTCTAAGTATCAAACACCCAGTTCAGAATTATTTTCTTCAGATAGTTCGATTTATTTGCCTCCAGAATCGCATACACCAATCCCTTATTATGccttgaataatattaataaattaccatTTCAATTTTTGCCACCAACTGCAACGAAAGGACCATCTATATTCTCTACCCCATTTTCTATGGTATTGTCGTCCACTTCAAAATCGAATTACGAAGATGATGATAATGACAGCGATCAAGAAAATACAAGTAATCGTCGAATGTTAACATTTAAACCTAACTTCAACCATACATCTGCAATGAAGCAAATATTCGATAAGAGAGAGGGGAATACAAATTCAAGAAAAACAAACTTCCAGACACCATTTGAAAAAGTTGATATAAAGCAATCAAACTACGCGAGTGGTACTAATAGTCCGATTCAAAATCCAGCTGCCCGTAGAATGATTATAACTAGCGAGATTCAAAGAACAGACCCTGGAACCGACCAAATTAAAGCTCCTTCGTACCAAAATTCTCAATATATTCAGGCACCAGGATCTTTCATATCATCAACAGCTGAACCTTCTATACCTATACTTCGCTTGTCTAATGAAATGGACTTAGATGGAAGTTTCAGCTAtga AGCCTTAGGGGCAGATCAAACCCATTATGTTCAACACAGTCGCATGGAAAATATGGGCACGGACAAAGAAGAACAAGTAGTTGAAGGCTCGTATTCTTACGTCGGCGATGACGGACGTACATATACAGTTCACTATGTCGCCGATTCTAATGGATACCGAGCAACTGGTGATCACTTACCTGTACCGCCACCAGTACCAGAAATCATACAAAG GGCTATTCAGTATAACTTGGCCGAAGAAGCAAAAAAACCACCACACCTGAAATCAACCTGGGAAAATGAAGATAATGATTACGAACATCGAGAAGAAACTAGGCATAGATTGTTTAGTGTTCCTCCACCACGTAACTTATTTACGGGTAAAACTCCCGAAGCCTTTTCATTTGGTTTTTCTCAAGGCAActcacaaaataatttagttactgCACCTAGTTATCAGGTTCCAACAAAGTCAAATTTCGAAATAATCATGGATCAATCTAAGCCGAAACTTAATGTAACACCGATTTCAccacaaattacttttttggcATCTCAAGGAGCCCATAATCCCTCACTACAACCTCAGCCTTCTCAAACGAAAACAATGAGTAATGAGAAATCATCACTACCATTATTGATGAATTATGAAGCAGAGATTAAGGAACCTGAACAAGATGCAAACAAAGCATTATGGCGATGGCAATATGGTCTAAATTCAAATGCAAATCAAGACTCAAATAAAAAGTCTATATCTCGTTCGTCAAGTGAAGGCGATGACATAGTTATTAACTTTAGTGATATGACTCCGGATCAATATACGAGAATGATACAGTCCCAGGTAATAGGGCGAAATAATGGCGAATCTAATAAATTTGAAACAGCTACTGAAATAGAATCATCTACACCTTATTATCAAAACATTGAAACTTATAGTACTGCTAGCAATAAACCACAAACGTATAGTGCAACtgataaatatgaaacattcaCCTCTACTCAAAATTATGACTTATATCCAAAACAAAGTGAAAACCCGAAATATACAgatttatattctaatataataagcAGGAATAATTTTATCCCACCAAATCAAATAGCAACACAATCATATAACATAGAAGTTACAAAACATGAACCAACACAAATAAATGCAATTAGTGAAAATGcaactgaaaatataaatactgcgTATAAGCTGGATGTTGTAAACAATCAATACTTTTCGGCGGATAATATTCAACAAGAATCTTCATCTGTAAATCCGTTCActcatacttataataatattaatcagcCCGATTTAAATCATGAGAAGGATAGCTTTAAGCCGATTGTATACACAAAGGATAACGAGTATTTTAAATACGATACTACAACTACAGAACCTCCaatggaagaaattattaagaataatatatttttaagaacattgtttaaatctaataataacgaaaaaaaaccaaaacagaataatgatattaaaaaccaaCAAGCAAATGTGACTACGGAAATAAAACCTGACAAAACTCCGAAGTACATTACATTCCAAGAGAGACCCCAAAACGAAATTAAACTGATGCAATCAAAGCCTTTTGATATGGCGGATGTCCTCAATTATGTCGCGATGAAAAATCATTTCGaatcgattaaaacaaaacccAAAAGTAAATCAACAAATAGTTATAATCAAAATTCAAACGTGAAAGAGTCCGTACATTACATACccctaaaagaaaataatatcgaACGAGAGAATAATAGACAAGAACAGGAAAGCGATTATAGAGTTTTGAATCACCAACAGCAACAAGAGTTACACGggctaattaaaaattacaaagtgCTCCAGCGTCATAAAAACATGGGACAAAAAATCCAACCTATGGCCGAACCTCAACGGCACATTAAAGCCTTTCACACACAAGGTTTACCACCTTTAGGACGGGCTGGACCGTCAATGAAGAGCTACTTACCACCAACTTACTTATAA
- the LOC124534567 gene encoding bifunctional endo-1,4-beta-xylanase XylA-like translates to MKLLFAITVIVAFALADEFETNPQSIEADLVASASVESQNSQEYVQPAASRYSYVPPTPSTQKPWVPPSNYNSVKPSTQNTYYPVQNDRPLAKYNYQPENNNPYQTDSTSSWNNPIPNAPSNSWNQNQPQNSWNNQQNTWNNPQNTGNQNTWNNPQNTANQNTWNTPQNTGNQNTWNPPQNTGNQNAINNQQNSWNKPQNTGNQNTWTNTQNTGSQNSWNKPQNTENNWNTGNQNNWNNWNQNPTTAPTTTTQTSIIKNEQILGDNGSYKYEYEIADGTHVAEEGYVKNPNTEQETIVKKGFYSYTGADGKVYSVTYWADETGFHAVGDHLPKPPPIPPAIQASIDQNAKEEAAKAEAEKNKPQQPQGYPQGQEPPKPIIPPQQVQNPIQTQYPQQTYYPQQQQQQTYYPQQQQTFYPPQSYGK, encoded by the exons ATGAAACTG CTTTTCGCAATAACCGTCATTGTGGCATTTGCTCTAGCAGATGAATTCGAAACAAATCCTCAGTCAATTGAAGCAGATCTTGTAGCGTCAGCATCAGTCGAGTCACAAAATTCTCAAGAATATGTTCAGCCAGCTGCTAGTAGATACAGCTATGTCCCACCGACACCATCTACACAAAAACCGTGGGTCCCTCCAAGTAATTACAATTCCGTAAAACCTTCGACTCAAAATACCTATTATCCAGTTCAAAACGACCGTCCATTAGCAAAGTATAATTACCAACCTGAAAACAATAACCCATACCAAACTGACAGCACAAGTTCGTGGAATAATCCTATACCGAATGCTCCTTCAAACTCATGGAACCAAAACCAGCCTCAGAACTCATGGAATAATCAACAAAACACATGGAACAACCCCCAAAACACAGGTAATCAAAATACGTGGAACAACCCTCAAAACACAGCCAACCAAAATACATGGAACACTCCCCAAAACACAGGCAACCAAAATACATGGAACCCTCCCCAAAACACGGGTAACCAAAATGCTATAAACAACCAGCAAAACTCATGGAACAAGCCTCAAAACACTGGTAACCAAAACACATGGACCAATACTCAGAACACTGGGTCGCAAAACTCCTGGAATAAGCCCCAGAATACAGAAAATAATTGGAACACAGGCAATCAGAACAATTGGAACAACTGGAATCAAAATCCAACCACAGCGCCCACCACCACTACTCAGACATCCATTATCAAGAACGAGCAGATTTTAGGCGATAATGGCAGCTACAAATACGA atacgaAATCGCAGACGGCACTCATGTCGCTGAAGAGGGCTACGTTAAAAACCCTAATACTGAACAAGAAACAATCGTGAAGAAAGGTTTCTACTCCTACACTGGTGCCGATGGCAAAGTGTACTCTGTCACATACTGGGCTGACGAAACTGGTTTCCACGCGGTTGGCGATCACCTTCCCAAACCCCCTCCAATTCCTCCAGCGATCCAGGC ATCGATCGATCAGAACGCTAAGGAGGAAGCAGCCAAAGCTGAAGCTGAGAAGAATAAACCCCAACAGCCACAAGGTTATCCTCAGGGACAGGAGCCTCCGAAACCAATAATTCCCCCCCAACAAGTCCAAAACCCCATCCAAACTCAATATCCTCAGCAAACCTACTACCCTCAACAGCAACAGCAACAGACCTATTaccctcaacaacaacaaacattcTACCCCCCTCAGTCTTACGGCAAGTAA